The Henckelia pumila isolate YLH828 unplaced genomic scaffold, ASM3356847v2 CTG_298:::fragment_3, whole genome shotgun sequence genomic interval ATGACAGGTTGCTGATCAGAGTAGAGGTTATCTATTAGAACTCATGTTGACAAAGCTTAGATATGCAGCTGGTGAAGGCACTATAGACTCTTCTAGTGGAGAGAGTGCAGGGACGAGTAGTGGGAAATCTGATCCTGCTCGTGGCCTCCAAATTGTTGGCATGAGTGCAACATTACCAAATGTTGCTGCTGTTGCTGATTGGCTTCAAGTAAGTATTTAACATTACCGAACAGTTTACCCTAATAAAATACCAGTGATGCATTTATTCTAGAATAACTGCTTCATATGAGTCAAATTCACACAAGATATTTATGATATTTGTACTGTTTGAAGTCTTGGAATCCTTGTGAATGAATTAGTTGAAGCATAGGACATTAGAGAAAAGTATCATTGCGTGATCATTTGAGCCTTGGTTTATTGACTTTTAGCTATTTGTTTGCATCAACGGAATGTAAATAAGTGGAATTGTAAATCCACGTGGTTCtcctaaattttatatttccattCTATTTTAAAGACTGCAATCAGTTTATTTGCTTTCAGTTTCGTGCTTTGCAAATTTTATCTGATAGTTTACCTTGTTAATGGATTCATATTGTGTTACTTTACAAGTGTTTCGAAAAGTTATGAGTTCCTAAATTTAAAATGAATTGATCTGCCTtctattttcattttcatttttcattttgcAGGCTGCACtttatgagacaaattttcgacCCGTTCCATTGGAGGAATACATTAAAGTGGGTAGCACAATTTATAACAAAGAAATGGAAATTGTTAGGGTGATCCCCAGAGTGGCAGATCTCTGTGGTAAAGATCCCGATCATATAGCTGAACTATGCAATGAGGTTTTATCTTCTTTGTCTTTTGCTTAAGTTTGATCTCACAATTAGGTTGAATAGTTCTCACACTCTGAATCATTTAGGTTGTCCAAGAGGGTCACTCAGTCCTAATATTTTGTTCCAGTCGGAAAGGATGTGAAACTACTGCTAGGCATATAGTGAAATATCTTAAAAAATTTTCTGTAAGCCCTCGCAATGAAGACCATGATTTCTTTGACATAAATTCAGCTATTGAATCATTGCGAAGATCTCCGGCTGGGTTGGATCCAATACTCGAAGAAACTCTTCCTCTTGGAGTAGCATATCATCATGCTGGGCTTACAGTATGTCGGTCACATCttattgatttatttctttttctatacAAATCTTATCTCTGGGTTATGCAAACCTATTACATCGAACACTTATCACGGTTCTTCGCTTCTAGAAAAGGTTGAGGAAAGGGAGGCTGTTGAAACATTCTACCGCAAAGGACTTGTACGTGTCTTGACTGCTACGTCAACTCTAGCAGCTGGAGTTAATCTGCCAGCACGAAGAGTGATCTTTAGACAACCACGCATTGGTCGTGATTTTATTGATGGGACAAGATACAGGCAGATGGCTGGAAGGGCAGGCCGTACTGGCATAGATACAAAGGGAGAAAGTGTAGgtctattttttatttcttgcacATACAATTCCCCCTTTGTTTACTCAAGTTATTTTATTGGTTCTCTATTTTGTTGGTTTTCTTGTCCAATTCTTTACTCGCATCAATTCCGGCTTAATTTTGTCTGCTACTGTGACTTCTTATTTTTCTGGTTCAATAAGAAAGTTCAATATTTCTTGAAGTACATTAAATTCTTCACCAATAATTTTGGAAAACCTACATAGGTGCTGATTTGCAAGCCAGAGGAGGTCAAGAGAATACTAGCACTCCTTAATGATGGTTGCCCTCCACTTTACTCTTGCCTGTCAGAAGATAAGAATGGGATGACCCATGCTATACTGGAGGTTGTTGCTGGAGGAATTGTTCAAACTGCCGATGATATTCATCGATATGTTAGGTGTACTCTTCTCAACTCAATCAAACCTTTTGAAGATGTTGTTAAATCAGCCCAAGATTCTCTTCGATGGCTATGccataaaaagtttcttgaatgGAGTGAAGAGACGAAGTTGTACACTACAACACCTTTGGGCCGTGCATCTTTTGGAAGTTCTCTCTGTCCAGAGGAATCACTTGTAATATTTCCATGGTTTTTAACTTTTTGCTAATTCTGCACATGTTAAATTTGTATCTGTATGCAGTTGACCTCTTGCTTTTGTCAGGTTATTACATACATGAATGGGTTTTATGTAGTTTAGGTAATTAATGAATTTTGACTATTGTTAGATTGTATTGGACGATCTCACGAGGGCGAGAGAAGGATTTGTGCTAGCATCAGATTTGCATCTAGTGTACTTGGTAACACCCATTAATGTTGATGTGGAACTAGACTGGGAACTATATTATGAGCGATTCATGCAGTTACCTCCGATAGACCAGGTACTTTGCTTTATATCTCCTATTCTTCTTGTTTCTGGTGTCCCACTGTAGAAACTTTGCAAGCTGTATGGTGGTATATGCTTTAGTTGATTGTTTCTTTGAACCTTTTACATGTGAAGAATTCATTTAGTCAGATTATTTATATCTATTTACTCTTGTTATCATTTTCTCATCTCATGTGGTGTAAAGATAACCAATTCCAATTTATTTATTACGCAGGTAAGTAATGATAATTTTAATTCTCTTATGTTCAAAACTAAAAATGGTACTTCAGTTGATTGGCTTTTTGATACGATTGAACTTTTGATTTCCAGAAATTCTTTGAGCACGATACACGATAGTTCCTAAAATGTCTGTCTGCATAGAGAAAATATGCAGGGTTGTTTTCTTCTGCATTTTTGTCATGAACATATCATGATATCAGATATATTTACCAACAGAATTTCATGAAACCGCAAATGTTTTTTTAGCAGCCTCATGTTTAAATGGGACTTTCAGCCTCAAGTCCTCAATATTGAACTGAAACTTAAAGATTTCATTAGTGGATTAAtctttatctatttaaattgcATGACCGAAAAGTTCGAATTTAGAATTGGTTAATGTTTTGGTTTCAAAGTAGTTTGTAACTTTTGCTTCAACAAAGATCTGACCTGAAATACGCACACAACTGTCTCTATAACCTTTGTTATGACGTGCAGTCTGTTGGAAATCGAGTTGGAGTACAAGAATCCTTTTTGATGCGTATGGCTCATGGAGCACCTTTCTCAAATAGATCAAGGGATTATTCCAAAGCCCTTCAGGGAAATCAGAATCATAGACTTGGGATGGAGAATCATCGCATTCTCTCAGACGATCAAATGCTTAGAGTGTGTAAACGATTATACGTTGCTCTCATCTTGTCTCGGCTTGTGCAGGTATGTTGTTCCCCCCAACCTCTCCAGTTGGACATTATCTTTTGTCAAAAATGTGCAATGTCCGTGAAGATATTACATATGGTACAGTGTATATGTTACTTTTTGTATTTAATACATTTGCATATACTTGAAAAGTCCCAATCTTTCTCCTCGTTTCCCAGATGATTGCTATATCGTACTGTTTTGTCTTAAATATTTGCGCAAAGACAGTGCCATAACACAATTCTACTACTGTTATTCACCACTTAGAATTTTACGGAAAAATGTTACTCGGAGATCTTCATCTTTTGTTTTCTCTTTCACCTTCATGTATTTGGTCATATAGGTAATTGTCTGCTATGATGTTAATCAAGCTATTTGATTTCATACATATATGATAATTTCTTGTTGGTGGAGTGAAGGAAGTACCTGTTGCAGAGGTATGTGATGCTTTTAAAGTCGCTAGAGGTATGGTTCAGGCCTTACAAGAAAATGCTGGAAGATTTGCCTCTATGGTTTCTGTATTCTGTGAGAGACTTGGTTGGCATGACCTTGAAAGCTTAGTTGCCAAATTCCAAAATCGTGTTTCATTTGGAGTTAGAGCAGAGATTGTAGAACTTACAGCTATTCCTTATGTTAAGGTAGAATGCTGGTGTCATTTTGTATTTTACAGAAATCTAgattattgatttaaaatttttcggAAACTATAGGGTTCACGAGCTAGAGCACTTTATAAGGCTGGTTTGCGAACTCCTCAATCTATAGCTGAAGCGTCTATCTCGGAAATTGCCAAAGCACTTTTTGAATCTTCTCTGTGGACCGCACAAGGTGAGATTTCAGGCATTTATGGATTTTAACTCACTCCACTTCACCATCACTTTTAAACTTTTTTAGAGTTGTTTAATTGTACTAGCTATGTCAATGATTGTAGGAAGCTCTACGGATTGTAAATTTATACAGTTtgtgaatttgatttatataatataattatgtaTGAGTGATTTCTTTCTCATGATGCATTTCCTGTAGAATCATGATCTGTCTTTAGGAAATGTTGAGAGGTTTTCATGAAAGCaaaattttgtatatttttCTGTTGAGTAAAACCCCGATTTTTCGTTTTCATGGCATGGATCATCTTGGAAATGACTGTGCCTTTTTCTTGTTCCCCTACTTGGGTGGGTTTTCATCTATAATCCTCCTTTTTCACCATGTTTTTACGTGATTCAAGTGCTAAATTAGTCGTTTTTTGGTCTTTTCCCTTTGTCTAAATTCTAGTCTCTAATTTGGAGAAATATTTCTTCTTGGTTATGGAATGGTTAGCACAACGGAAAATACAATTTGGAGTTGCCAAGAAGATAAAAAATGGGGCCCGCAAAATTGTTCTTGATAAAGCTGAAGAGGCACGACTCACTGCATTCTCAGCTTTCAAATCTCTTGGAATTGATGTGCCACCATTGTCTCATCCTTTATTACTTAATTCTATCGAAAATGGCCCCAGAAAGGAATTAACATCCTCTTCAGGGGAGGAGTCAACTAACAACTTTGTTGATCTTCATTCAAAGCATGGTTTGGATGCACCTTCAGTTGAGAAGAATAGTGACGGGGCCAGTGGAGTTGTGTTAAAAACTGAGGCGGACGAATCTACTTACTCTCCATCTGTTGGACTAGTGTCAAACAGTGAAGCAAAATCAGGCAATATTCAAGGTGAATGTCCTACTTTATTCAAAGAAGGGTTCGCTATTGTGGAGTCTAAGCATAATATGACTAATAATCCCATAAACAATGCAAACACATCCGTCTATGTCTCACCAACAAATGATGGTAATATTAGAAATCAGTTCAGTAAGTGTTTTGACCATGATGGTCAGAAACAGCCTAAAAGAGACACTGTATGTGTGGGAATCAGAGAACAGACATCGGGAAAAGGTCCTGCGAAGGCAGTTAGTATTCCTGGGGGAGTGGATTCTTTCTTGGATCTTTGGGATGCAACAACAGAGTTCTTTTTTGATAtacattttaataaaaaatctgAATTGAACTCTTCTACTCCATTTGAAATACATGGCATGGCGGTTTGCTGGGAAAGCTCACCTGTATATTACTTAAATTTTCCCAAGGATTTATTACGCTGTAACGGTGGAGGAAAAGAACATGCGAATGTGCTACTACCAAAGCATCTGGTGGAGATAGCCAAGAAACGGTGGATTAGGATTGGGAATATAATGGGGAGAAATGAAGTCAAAAAATTTACTTGGAACTTAAAAGTTCAGATGCAGGTGCTCAAGAGTCCAGCTGTTTCTATTCAGAGATTTAGCGGTTTGCATGGTGGAATTAAAAGTCTGGATCTGGATCTTGTTGACAATTCATACTTTATGTTTTCCCATGTCCATGTAAAGAATGCAATTGATATGTGTATTGTGGCATGGATTCTTTCACCTGATGCCGAGAAAAGTTCTTATCCTAATCTGGAAAAGGTATTCTTGATGAATAAATACTAAATGACATCTCATTCTTATGTTGTGTTAAAAAAAAACTAGTGTTCCATGGATAACAGCACCTGATATTTTGGTTCGGAATAAACTAGAAGATCATTTATCTTATTATTGGGTCCTTCAGAATGACCTCTGAGGTTACAATATTCACAGGAAGTTAAAAACAGGTTATCTAGTGATGCTGCAGCTTTAGCTAATCGAAGTGGTCGATGGAAGGATCAGATGCAAAGAGCTGCACATAATGGTTGCTGTCGCAGAGTTGCACAAACTCGAGCTTTGTTTTCTATTCTGTGGAAATTATTAGAGGCTGAAGAACTGCTTGAACCACTTATGACTATTGAAACTCGGCTGGTAAGTTATCTTTTTCACTCGTCGAATGAGAACTTGACCATCTCCTGCATTGTGATTTTGTTTTTTCAGAATCATTTGAATATCTTATATCATGTAGCTGCTATAAACTGGAAAAGTTGTTCAGGGCAGCGATTTCATGTCATACTTGAAGTTCTTCTGATTTTTTGAATAACCCAAATGGTGAAAATGAGCTGTTGTAAATTTTTCTTTAACCATAGTAGTACAACTAACCAGAAATATGGTTGGCTTGGATGGTAGTTTTGCTTTTCACAGTCGTTTCATCCAATTTTGGATCAAATACACGAATTTTCTGTTTGTAA includes:
- the LOC140870996 gene encoding helicase and polymerase-containing protein TEBICHI isoform X1; this encodes MDSRIDQFFVSKKKRKTLSPTSKSGRCEKVARSEIEVSPTTKKSLDSYLVTSKDCHSPAKSLNDVSCDQKANQGTVKRNLTLDAGLSSRNENRESHFGTEGQPEIPQFSEVAPRLKSELLSDTVPTTCLAKDSYASGNVVENAELKAFATGFLSLYCSELPVAGSSQSETKLINNERHNCSPILQLEEKTSKKRHSGDDGNQPFTKNECSSSPKAAQSNTADESGDKKSKFLQKEIVFNNALESQASLRKCSHTPAPCTAGCGTHGFFTSRLGACGTPQSTRGGSLFSPGEAFWNEAITVVDGLSAPEDGLSSHAAECLESLMVNHEICNSNTVEHGGCRGMVNSGMDRVLDPLCDAGTGSVVGPKGNQKKDLDEAASPLPVKHFDFYLEGNNFDEVMPPHANNDTPFILASKENTNASTDRHGLQSTIISPIGHINQTKENLSVQGSTFKCGISIRNMNHVTQDHDIATSDAVDKDCAVVSNIHESKSYSTPASSSSIKDCLDLNNWLPLEICDIYKKKGISKLYPWQVDCLQVEGVLHNRNLVYCASTSAGKSFVAEILMLRRVFSAGKIALLVLPYVSICAEKAEHLEVLLEPLHKHVRSYYGNQGGGTIPKDTSVAVCTIEKANSLVNKLLEEGRLSELGTIVIDELHMVADQSRGYLLELMLTKLRYAAGEGTIDSSSGESAGTSSGKSDPARGLQIVGMSATLPNVAAVADWLQAALYETNFRPVPLEEYIKVGSTIYNKEMEIVRVIPRVADLCGKDPDHIAELCNEVVQEGHSVLIFCSSRKGCETTARHIVKYLKKFSVSPRNEDHDFFDINSAIESLRRSPAGLDPILEETLPLGVAYHHAGLTVEEREAVETFYRKGLVRVLTATSTLAAGVNLPARRVIFRQPRIGRDFIDGTRYRQMAGRAGRTGIDTKGESVLICKPEEVKRILALLNDGCPPLYSCLSEDKNGMTHAILEVVAGGIVQTADDIHRYVRCTLLNSIKPFEDVVKSAQDSLRWLCHKKFLEWSEETKLYTTTPLGRASFGSSLCPEESLIVLDDLTRAREGFVLASDLHLVYLVTPINVDVELDWELYYERFMQLPPIDQSVGNRVGVQESFLMRMAHGAPFSNRSRDYSKALQGNQNHRLGMENHRILSDDQMLRVCKRLYVALILSRLVQVCCSPQPLQLDIIFCQKCAMSVKILHMEVPVAEVCDAFKVARGMVQALQENAGRFASMVSVFCERLGWHDLESLVAKFQNRVSFGVRAEIVELTAIPYVKGSRARALYKAGLRTPQSIAEASISEIAKALFESSLWTAQAQRKIQFGVAKKIKNGARKIVLDKAEEARLTAFSAFKSLGIDVPPLSHPLLLNSIENGPRKELTSSSGEESTNNFVDLHSKHGLDAPSVEKNSDGASGVVLKTEADESTYSPSVGLVSNSEAKSGNIQGECPTLFKEGFAIVESKHNMTNNPINNANTSVYVSPTNDGNIRNQFSKCFDHDGQKQPKRDTVCVGIREQTSGKGPAKAVSIPGGVDSFLDLWDATTEFFFDIHFNKKSELNSSTPFEIHGMAVCWESSPVYYLNFPKDLLRCNGGGKEHANVLLPKHLVEIAKKRWIRIGNIMGRNEVKKFTWNLKVQMQVLKSPAVSIQRFSGLHGGIKSLDLDLVDNSYFMFSHVHVKNAIDMCIVAWILSPDAEKSSYPNLEKEVKNRLSSDAAALANRSGRWKDQMQRAAHNGCCRRVAQTRALFSILWKLLEAEELLEPLMTIETRLITVLADMEIWGIGVDMEGCLGARGILRSKLKFLEKEAFKLAGKTFSLSMPADIANVLYEHLKLPRPEGSEGKQHPSTDKHCLDMLRNEHPIVPVIKEHRTLAKLLNSTLGSMCSLARLSARTQKYTLHGHWLQTSTATGRLSMEEPNLQCVEHMIEFKMNKDDVESHASQYKINARDFFIPTQDDWLLITADYCQIELRLMAHFSKDCSLIKLLSSCQAADVFTVIAAQWIGKHESSVTSCERDQTKRMVYGILYGMGPNSLSEKLECSAEDAAERIQSFKKSFPGVAGWLHDAVTACRKKGFVETLKGRKRFLEKIKLGNSKEKSRAQRQAVNSICQGSAADIVKIAMIYIHDVITEDSEASLPSFINAEEFLVLKHRCRILLQVHDELVLEADSSVVKEAGLLLQTCMERAVSLLVPLPVKLKVGRTWGSLEPFMPNP